From the Hevea brasiliensis isolate MT/VB/25A 57/8 chromosome 15, ASM3005281v1, whole genome shotgun sequence genome, one window contains:
- the LOC110663316 gene encoding uncharacterized protein LOC110663316 isoform X2, translating to MTTQRKNICVNESYDCNLEEWLIKLDTVQLVQGMITSIIEFHDKNGIHSYLHNDKNFLLKFGMKCYLGAHVRNIVKVFIVHDDKSEKKNGDLKEKSKNADVTELASMICHTILGKEIKELHSNWINPTDSVNMLYMTDRHKNVIPVEFVKNHPALWPWRKRFMFYEKCWVRARHATAHMHKYNRKRDYIHKWVRNIAINIKFVYWSSNIAIGTPMRRLFNDMYGRSRIKTDNGYDLLYFYRVFHHYYCDQDKSQNLIVHQTDSKDYKDKEFIEIVTIQYFPLFFVYDLFF from the exons ATGACTACTCAAAGGAAGAATATATGTGTAAATGAGTCATACGATTGTAATCTTGAAGAATGGTTGATTAAAC TAGATACGGTGCAATTGGTGCAGGGCATGATAACATCTATCATAGAATTTCATGATAAGAATGGAATTCACAGTTATCTTCATAATGATAAGAACTTTTTgttgaaatttggaatgaaatgcTATTTAGGTGCACATGTGAGAAACATCGTTAAAGTTTTTATTGTGCATGATGATAAGTCAGAGAAAAAGAATGGTGATTTGAAAGAGAAATCAAAAAATGCTGATGTGACTGAGTTGGCTAGCATGATTTGTCATACCATACTtggtaaagagataaaagagctaCATTCTAATTGGATTAACCCAACTGACAGCGTTAATATGCTATACATGACTGATAGACATAAAAATGTTATTCCAGTGGAATTCGTGAAGAATCATCCAGCATTGTGGCCATGGCGAAAAAGATTCATGTTTTATGAGAAATGTTGGGTTCGAGCTAGACATGCGACGGCTCACATGCACAAATATAATAGAAAAAGAGATTACATCCACAAGTGGGTTAGAAATATtgcaattaatattaaatttgttTACTGGTCTTCTAATATTGCTATCGGTACACCGATGCGACGACTTTTTAATGATATGTATGGGCGGTCTAGAATAAAAACAGATAATGGCTATGATCTTCTTTACTTTTACAGGGTTTTTCATCATTACTACTGTGATCAAGATAAGTCGCAAAATCTCATTGTACATCAAACTGATAGCAAGGATTATAAGGACAAAGAATTTATCGAAATTGTAACGATACAGTATTTTCCATTGTTTTTTGtatatgatttatttttttag
- the LOC110663316 gene encoding uncharacterized protein LOC110663316 isoform X1 — MTTQRKNICVNESYDCNLEEWLIKHNTDVRWSSKHHTWNLDPVKASINWNLEWPTLDTVQLVQGMITSIIEFHDKNGIHSYLHNDKNFLLKFGMKCYLGAHVRNIVKVFIVHDDKSEKKNGDLKEKSKNADVTELASMICHTILGKEIKELHSNWINPTDSVNMLYMTDRHKNVIPVEFVKNHPALWPWRKRFMFYEKCWVRARHATAHMHKYNRKRDYIHKWVRNIAINIKFVYWSSNIAIGTPMRRLFNDMYGRSRIKTDNGYDLLYFYRVFHHYYCDQDKSQNLIVHQTDSKDYKDKEFIEIVTIQYFPLFFVYDLFF, encoded by the coding sequence ATGACTACTCAAAGGAAGAATATATGTGTAAATGAGTCATACGATTGTAATCTTGAAGAATGGTTGATTAAACACAACACTGATGTTAGGTGGTCAAGCAAGCACCACACATGGAATTTGGATCCTGTTAAAGCATCTATTAATTGGAACTTAGAATGGCCCACATTAGATACGGTGCAATTGGTGCAGGGCATGATAACATCTATCATAGAATTTCATGATAAGAATGGAATTCACAGTTATCTTCATAATGATAAGAACTTTTTgttgaaatttggaatgaaatgcTATTTAGGTGCACATGTGAGAAACATCGTTAAAGTTTTTATTGTGCATGATGATAAGTCAGAGAAAAAGAATGGTGATTTGAAAGAGAAATCAAAAAATGCTGATGTGACTGAGTTGGCTAGCATGATTTGTCATACCATACTtggtaaagagataaaagagctaCATTCTAATTGGATTAACCCAACTGACAGCGTTAATATGCTATACATGACTGATAGACATAAAAATGTTATTCCAGTGGAATTCGTGAAGAATCATCCAGCATTGTGGCCATGGCGAAAAAGATTCATGTTTTATGAGAAATGTTGGGTTCGAGCTAGACATGCGACGGCTCACATGCACAAATATAATAGAAAAAGAGATTACATCCACAAGTGGGTTAGAAATATtgcaattaatattaaatttgttTACTGGTCTTCTAATATTGCTATCGGTACACCGATGCGACGACTTTTTAATGATATGTATGGGCGGTCTAGAATAAAAACAGATAATGGCTATGATCTTCTTTACTTTTACAGGGTTTTTCATCATTACTACTGTGATCAAGATAAGTCGCAAAATCTCATTGTACATCAAACTGATAGCAAGGATTATAAGGACAAAGAATTTATCGAAATTGTAACGATACAGTATTTTCCATTGTTTTTTGtatatgatttatttttttag